Proteins encoded in a region of the Amyelois transitella isolate CPQ chromosome 9, ilAmyTran1.1, whole genome shotgun sequence genome:
- the LOC106134622 gene encoding uncharacterized protein LOC106134622: MRSEVDMSISVISFFSLVLISCCHGDQKVDTDAYLSRFIADLWLEGADVIKIIWRDCSKKLVDVKDVIDHKEYFPKFIRCMKRKTLRALDRSLSPDVVPIAEGVNLVRFELVDRSGNVMPENETSYWSDKELDEGEWRTLALQRMAKVLRTHVIKFDFEDGKSIEKGQTVEYRGRRRHQMMTMMMFGIVSIGMVLVPMGFQFLAVLGGKALLLAKMALILASIQGLKKVENNYEGFHGYHERGKIATNPVNYGFYHSYPPYDYYEKRSHEDWPPPATMPGTPPPSLSVNQWPIDSGVVKVDRTSLIDKDGKESKVKVVTWRSELPKPTKEEIEPRLYPVYQPPPTIYSAIDAPNSIADLTTRPGEVQADYTLDLPYNGFHFQAPTTVVSA, from the exons ATGCGATCAGAAGTCGATATGAGCATCTCCGTAATATCATTTTTCTCGCTAGTCTTAATTTCCTGTTGCCATGGCGACCAGAAAGTTGACACCGACGCATATTTGAGCCGTTTCATAGCTGACTTGTGGCTCGAGGGCGctgatgtaataaaaataatttggagaGATTGCTCTAAAAAG TTGGTCGACGTCAAAGACGTAATTGACCACAAGGAATATTTCCCCAAGTTCATTCGATGCATGAAAAGGAAGACTCTAAGGGCACTGGATCGCTCTCTAAGCCCCGACGTGGTGCCAATTGCTGAAGGAGTAAATCTAGTGCGTTTTGAACTCGTCGACCGGTCGGGAAACGTCATGCCTGAAAATGAAACCAG TTACTGGAGTGATAAGGAGCTTGACGAAGGCGAGTGGCGGACGTTGGCCCTTCAACGAATGGCTAAAGTACTTCGGACACATGTCATCAAATTCGACTTTGAGGACGGAAAGTCAATCGAGAAGGGACAGACGG TTGAGTACAGAGGGCGGCGACGTCATCAAATGATGACTATGATGATGTTTGGTATAGTATCTATTGGAATGGTTTTGGTACCAATGGGATTCCAATTTTTGGCCGTCCTTGGAGGAAAAGCCTTACTTTTGGCCAAAATGGCACTAATTCTTGCGTCAATACAAGGACTAAAAAAG GTAGAGAATAATTACGAAGGGTTTCATGGGTATCATGAAAGGGGAAAG ATCGCTACAAATCCGGTAAACTACGGGTTCTACCATTCCTACCCACCGTACGACTACTACGAGAAACGTAGTCACGAAGACTGGCCACCACCAGCTACTATGCCTGGGACACCACCGCCATCTTTATCAGTTAACCAATGGCCAATAGATTCAGGAGTAGTCAAAGTAGATAGAACAAGCCTTATAGACAAAGATGGCAAAGAAAGTAAAGTTAAAGTAGTGACATGGAGATCAGAATTACCTAAGCCGACAAAAGAAGAAATAGAACCTCGTTTGTATCCCGTGTATCAACCGCCTCCGACAATTTACTCAGCTATTGACGCACCTAATTCTATCGCCGATCTAACTACTAGGCCTGGAGAAGTACAAGCCGATTACACCTTAGATTTGCCCTACAATGGGTTTCACTTTCAAGCTCCCACTACTGTCGTTTCAGCTTGA
- the LOC106134621 gene encoding serine protease nudel, which produces MGMEDLMATALYLHICVFPVAAFVNYYAYALKLGRCILYTTMNNSNNITEKSSSHLKGPPMSLAESKTNGYITTTEIVSLKWISQSSDSMKQSDKNIFFHLKNESSIPKKRSKRRALFTKNNTNVNDVLSQYKDREILKAREIIANHKTLCNNENKSDICKDLVTKIRSLRNTNVHTEKSIKNFRELEKGVLTFQNIDSTELSKRETHAADVQVPKFSVNNVAEPMARDPYANLYPSQSYAVNSYSPHPRPPLAPPPLSETCLLARLLKDNQAHYKGLYNVPSEEYHYPYAHGHPSSPYNRYPPLPSSNLYHQGRDVEPQVHNVHPQDVEILSRFLDEKKELDKVTSKQIPTTREAQCPQGSMSCDDGGDCITEGQWCDGNVDCADVSDEAKCTCRSRVDKSRLCDGYFDCPFGEDEMGCNGCSENTFSCEDVDINSRSTCFTKEQRCNNIIDCPNHRDEFECNSLSPSLHKKPLFAISNTEGFLHRNFRGDWYAVCKNPYMWAHDACRRETGLIIRPPFIQVVPIDPMLNVNYLNTGPGGFIHTSNTCFNSSAIYVTCPDLLCGTRMLSTSQLLRENTAIENRLFGRNKRFLNRYPYDIFNGNRRRHKPKYNVEGERKMNLDDVRNKRAESRVVGGKPSQPAAWPWVAAMYRNGMFHCGGVIITQDWIISAAHCVHEFWKHYYEIQVGMLRRFSFSPQEQNHPVSHVIVNHKYSQSDMKNDLSLLKVKSAIQFSRWVRPICLPGPETAGADWIWGPTPGTMCTAVGWGATVEHGPDPDHMREVELPIWSDCKHTEDREGKEICAGPVEGGKDACQGDSGGPLLCRNPSNSQQWFVAGIVSHGDGCARKGEPGVYTRVSIYVKWIRHHISSSSLPTIQPKQVCPGFKCKSGIFKCLPDKRVCDKIVDCLDGEDERNCSDVRSFDEMFLSRANNDKPLNVSDKPPKLVTNKLNENKKSEKINATIKLLKDFEDNFKHASTLELSISKSSEFEPSDTFEDKITTDSSESFVSNGLNNDPNEENVFAKTFSREALEPMSSVLESNQRESTKAGRGDLKELDTEEEGSTSTQIIEISTTTTEETTFNTESTTNIPVEEISLPTLTPQDNISIGNNTEKIKDEFSNSTSDPDKIESKSLFVELLSTSRPETQDEDSKNLNLDELKLINEKKINKSKKLPDFNDKNDIIHKIEDLVLSELQPAKTRKKHLIPKEFECQHIAQIIPHKFRCDHKADCEDSTDELDCTCTDYLTTFDKNLICDGVFDCADGQDEIDCYSCTEDRFLCEKSQICLPSKYICDGKPQCPQGEDELNCFALSNGMDLTYEVDGKPKIHIEGFLTKKYKSDWHVVCEDMISTEQQEQAADHICRYLGFSSANRYMVKNINIKNEKLFKTNSKTRRDALDVPVHFAYKTQIENDHERHVIIKDPQIIKEDCVPNITKTCMSLYVYCDRSLFDDNLFQELYGRDATSLIDRPWSWIAKVYVEGDYKCSGVLVDDSLVLVGQSCLWDLLLDKQHTVVVLGSHRSINATRGPYEQTIEVVGKTELYSSKSILLHLKEPAVYSSMVKPMVVTSSNSAPNHSICVAVGQNERNFSVSMFLSESEENCSIHNMCFESLMKNKLCHRGMSTHRPWSGIISCHDENGWHPVASFVDSRGECGAGNQIVATEIVHLRSIIRSAEKKVIIEHHEESTVACDGVRCGRGRCINLLQVCNGVHDCEDGNDESVGACEKKTEMCEKDPHQRGCECSSNQLRCHNGKCVSKQLFNNGNDDCGDGTDEPDHLLCSRYLARVMPSGLCDGVLNCEDRSDEDPMFCKCYAEKTYQCGKTSDVNHCVALDVVCDGVRDCPNGEDESTCIGLKGPNGAPSGTGQVIIRSHGIWHTKCYPTENHTRAELESICYELGFLSGHAKEIKSLAKVIPPMDNIVLLNPFSDITLNNMTKLKLRNTQEPLAKGFFDKSLEHCHPVYIECL; this is translated from the exons atgggGATGgaagacttaatggccactGCACTCTATTTACATatttgcgtgttcccagttgcagcCTTCGTCAACTATTACGCGTATGCTTTGAAACTAGGACGTTGCATATTATATACT ACAAtgaataatagtaataatataacagaaaAATCTTCCAGCCACCTTAAGGGACCACCTATGTCACTTGCAGAATCAAAAACAAATG GATATATTACAACAACTGAAATTGTATCTTTGAAATGGATCAGTCAAAGCTCTGATAGTATGAAACAAAGcgacaaaaacatttttttccatCTCAAAAACGAAAGTTCTATTCCGAAGAAGAGATCCAAAAGAAGAgctttatttacaaagaatAACACCAATGTAAATGATGTTCTTTCACAATACAAGGATAGAGAAATTTTGAAAGCAAGAGAAATAATAGCAAATCACAAGACGTTGTgtaataatgaaaacaaatctGACATATGCAAAGATCTTGTAACGAAAATAAGAAGTCTAAGAAATACTAATGTACACActgaaaaaagtattaaaaattttagagAATTAGAAAAAGGAGTGTTGACTTTCCAAAATATAGATTCTACAGAACTATCAAAGAGAGAAACTCATGCCGCAGATGTTCAAGTACCAAAATTTTCTGTTAATAACGTAGCTGAACCTATGGCAAGGGATCCATATGCAAATTTATATCCCAGTCAAAGTTATGCCGTCAACAGTTACTCGCCTCACCCCCGTCCCCCACTGGCTCCACCTCCATTATCTGAAACGTGTTTACTAGCACGTTTATTAAAAGATAATCAAGCACATTataaag GCTTGTATAATGTTCCGTCAGAAGAATACCACTATCCATATGCACATGGGCATCCTTCGTCGCCTTACAATAG ATACCCGCCTTTACCTTCTTCGAATCTTTATCATCAAGGACGAGATGTGGAGCCTCAGGTACATAATGTACACCCACAAGATGTTGAAATTTTGAGTCGATTTCTGGATGAAAA AAAGGAGCTAGATAAAGTGACGTCAAAGCAAATACCTACGACTCGGGAAGCGCAATGTCCTCAGGGTTCAATGTCCTGTGACGACGGGGGCGACTGCATTACCGAGGGACAGTGGTGCGATGGAAACGTGGACTGTGCCGATGTCAGCGACGAGGCCAAGTGTACCTGCAG GTCGAGAGTGGATAAATCTAGACTCTGTGATGGATATTTTGACTGTCCTTTTGGCGAAGACGAAATGGGATGCAATg gTTGTAGTGAAAACACCTTCAGCTGTGAAGATGTAGACATAAATTCTCGTAGTACTTGTTTCACAAAAGAACAAAGATGTAACAATATAATCGACTGTCCAAATCATAGAGATGAGTTCGAATGCAACAGTTTATCTCCGAGCCTGCACAAAAAACCT cttTTTGCAATTTCTAACACAGAAGGCTTTTTGCACAGAAATTTCAGAGGCGATTGGTATGCCGTGTGTAAAAATCCATATATGTGGGCCCATGATGCCTGTCGCCGTGAAACAGGACTTATAATCAG gcCCCCATTCATACAAGTTGTTCCTATAGATCCTATGTTGAATGTTAATTACTTGAACACTGGGCCAGGAGGATTCATACACACCAGTAATACTTGCTTCAATTCTTCTGCAATCTATGTCACCTGCCCTGACCTTCTGTGTGGAACTAGAATGTTGTCCACGTCGCAATTGCTAAGAGAG AATACTGCTATTGAAAATAGACTTTTTGGTCGAAATAAACGATTTCTTAACCGTTACCCGTACGATATATTTAATGGTAACCGTCGAAGGCA TAAACCGAAATATAATGTGGAGGGTGAAAGGAAAATGAATTTGGATGACGTACGAAATAAAAGGGCCGAGAGTAGAGTCGTGGGCGGCAAGCCCAGCCAACCAGCGGCCTGGCCTTGGGTGGCGGCCATGTACAGGAATGGGATGTTCCATTGCGGTGGAGTAATTATCACCCAGGATTGGATCATATCAGCCGCTCATTGTGTCCACGA attctGGAAGCATTACTACGAAATACAAGTCGGAATGCTGCGACGATTTTCATTTTCGCCCCAAGAACAAAATCACCCGGTTTCGCACGTCATCGTCAACCATAAGTACAGTCAGTCGGATATGAAGAATGATCTTTCATTACTGAAGGTCAAGTCAGCAATACAATTCAGTCGATGGGTGCGCCCGATATGTTTACCTGGCCCTGAAACCGCGGGTGCTGACTGGATTTGGGGTCCAACGCCTGGTACAATGTGCACGGCCGTCGGATGGGGAGCTACTGTGGAACACGGTCCTGATC ctgATCACATGAGAGAAGTAGAACTACCAATTTGGTCTGACTGCAAACACACGGAAGATAGAGAGGGCAAAGAAATATGTGCAGGACCCGTCGAGGGTGGTAAAGATGCATGTCAA gGAGACAGTGGAGGCCCGCTTTTATGTAGAAATCCTTCTAATTCTCAACAATGGTTTGTAGCAGGAATTGTAAGTCACGGAGACGGCTGTGCTAGGAAAGGAGAACCTGGGGTTTATACTAGAGTCAGTATATACGTAAAGTGGATAAGACATCACATTT ctTCTAGTTCGTTACCAACGATACAACCAAAACAAGTATGTCCTGGCTTCAAATGTAAATCAggcatttttaaatgtctccCTGATAAACGAGTTTGTGATAAAATTGTCGATTGTCTCGATGGAGAGGATGAACGCAACTGTAGTGATGTGAGATCATTTGATGAAATGTTTCTGAGTAGAGCAAACAATGATAAACCTTTAAATGTCTCTGATAAACCTCCAAAATTAGtgacaaataaacttaatgaaaataaaaagtctgAAAAAATTAACGCAACAATAAAACTTCTAAAAGATTTCgaagataattttaaacatgCATCAACACTTGAATTGTCAATATCTAAAAGTTCAGAATTTGAACCTAGTGACACATTTGAAGACAAAATAACTACAGATTCTAGTGAATCATTCGTAAGCAATGGACTCAACAATGATCCCAACGAAGAAAATGTATTCGCCAAAACGTTTTCAAGAGAAGCATTAGAACCCATGTCGTCTGTTTTAGAAAGTAATCAAAGAGAGAGTACAAAAGCTGGTAGAGGTGACTTAAAAGAATTGGACACCGAGGAAGAAGGATCAACAAGTACGCAAATTATAGAAATTTCTACTACAACTACCGAAGAAACTACCTTTAATACAGAATCAACAACGAATATTCCTGTTGAAGAAATAAGTTTACCCACTTTAACGCCCCAAGACAATATTTCTATTGGGAATAATactgaaaaaattaaagatgagTTCTCAAACAGCACTAGTGATCCAGACAAAATAGAATCAAAATCATTGTTTGTAGAGCTTCTTTCTACTTCACGTCCGGAAACTCAAGATGAAGATAGTAAAAACTTGAATTTAGACGAGCTTAAActcataaatgaaaaaaaaataaacaagtctAAGAAACTTCCTGATTTTAATGATAAGAATGacataattcataaaatagaGGACCTAGTTTTATCTGAGCTACAGCCTGCTAAAACTAGAAAAAAGCACCTTATTCCTAAAGAATTCGAGTGTCAGCA CATAGCGCAAATCATTCCACATAAATTTCGATGTGATCACAAAGCTGACTGTGAAGATAGCACTGATGAACTTGACTGCACCTGTACAGATTATTTAACaacttttgataaaaatttgatttgtgATGGAGTATTTGACTGTGCAGACGGGCAAGACGAAATCGATTGCT ATAGTTGTACAGAAGATCGTTTTCTCTGTGAAAAAAGCCAAATTTGTCTACCTTCTAAATATATTTGCGATGGTAAACCTCAGTGTCCACAAGGAGAAGACGAATTAAACTGTT TTGCTCTTTCAAACGGAATGGACTTAACATATGAAGTTGATGGTAAACCGAAAATACACATAGAAGGATTCCTaaccaaaaaatacaaaagcgaTTGGCATGTAGTATGCGAAGACATGATTTCTACAGAACAACAAGAGCAGGCTGCTGATCatatttgtagatatttagGATTTag CTCAGCAAATAGATAtatggtaaaaaatataaatataaaaaatgagaAGCTATTTAAAACTAACTCAAAAACAAGAAGAGATGCACTAGATGTACCAGTTCATTTTGCATACAAAActcaaattgaaaatgatcATGAAAGGCATGTAATTATCAAAGATCCTCAGATAATCAAGGAAGACTGTGTACCCAATATAACCAAGACATGCATgtctttatatgtatattgtgatCGATCACTATttgatgataatttatttcaagagTTGTACGGTCGTGACGCTACGTCTCTCATCGATAGACCGTGGTCATGGATAGCAAAGGTTTATGTCGAAGGAGATTATAAATGCTCAGGTGTTCTTGTAGATGATTCTTTAGTTTTAGTTGGACAGTCGTGCCTCTGGGATTTATT gTTAGATAAACAGCATACAGTAGTTGTGCTCGGATCACATAGAAGTATCAACGCAACACGTGGACCCTATGAACAAACAATCGAAGTGGTAGGCAAAACGGAGCTGTACAGCAGCAAGTCTATTCTTTTACATCTCAAAGAACCTGCGGTGTATTCTTCTATGGTTAAACCTATGGTGGTTACATCCTC AAATAGTGCTCCTAATCATTCAATATGTGTGGCAGTCGGTCAAAATGAAAGGAATTTCTCTGTTAGTATGTTTTTAAGTGAATCCGAAGAAAATTGTTCCATTCACAATATGTGCTTTGAAAGCCTAATGAAGAATAAATTATGccat AGAGGGATGTCGACACATCGCCCTTGGTCGGGTATCATAAGTTGTCACGATGAGAACGGCTGGCACCCCGTAGCTTCATTTGTCGATAGCAGAGGAGAATGCGGTGCCGGAAATCAAATAGTCGCAACAGAGATAGTTCATCTTAGAAGCATAATAAGATCAGCTG aaAAGAAAGTTATCATTGAACATCATGAAGAATCTACAGTTGCCTGTGACGGAGTACGGTGCGGTCGAGGTCGTTGCATTAATTTGTTGCAAGTCTGTAACGGTGTGCATGACTGCGAGGATGGAAATGACGAATCAGTAGGAGCTTGCGAGAAGAAAACAGAAATGTGTGAGAAAGACCCACATCAAAGGGGGTGTG AATGTTCGTCTAATCAATTGAGGTGTCACAATGGAAAATGCGTATCCaaacaactttttaataatggGAACGATGATTGTGGTGATGGTACAGACGAACCGGATCATTTATTATGTTCGCGATACTTAGCCAGAGTCATGCCGTCTGGACTTTGTGATGGAGTGCTCAACTGTGAGGACAGAAGTGACGAAGATCCAATGTTCTGCAAATGCTATGCAGAAAAAACATACCA ATGTGGAAAGACTAGTGATGTGAATCACTGTGTGGCACTAGATGTGGTTTGCGATGGTGTTAGAGATTGTCCGAATGGAGAAGACGAATCAACTTGTATTGGTCTAAAAGGGCCTAATGGCGCTCC ATCTGGTACCGGCCAAGTCATTATCCGTTCACATGGCATTTGGCACACTAAATGTTATCCTACTGAAAACCACACCAGAGCGGAACTCGAGTCTATATGCTATGAGCTCGGATTTCTGAGTGGGCACGCCAAAGAAATTAAGTCTCTCGCCAAAGTAATACCGCCTATGGATAACATCGTTTTACTAAACCCCTTCAGCGATATTACTCTGAATAACATGACTAAACTCAAACTAAGAAATACCCAAGAGCCTCTTGCCAAAGGATTCTTTGACAAGTCTCTAGAACACTGTCACCCAGTTTATATAGAATgtctgtaa